A window of the Alnus glutinosa chromosome 4, dhAlnGlut1.1, whole genome shotgun sequence genome harbors these coding sequences:
- the LOC133867371 gene encoding putative laccase-9 gives MEKGSCSMGVKKMGLMLAFLGFLFFDGLLLCSAYNVHHYSFILKETNFTRLCTEKSMFTADGKWPGPTIHVRKGDTAFINVHNDGDYGVTIHWHGVRQPRNPWSDGPENITQCPIKPGTNFTYEVIFSTEEGTLWWHAHSDWSRATIHGAIVILPKLGTTYPFPEPYAEQVLILAEWFNGDVKELIDDATETGGDPTPSDAYAINGQPGFPNNCSNDTSFRLSVQPGKTYLLRLINAVMNEEMFFGIAKHNITVVAQDGAYIKPISTSYIMITPGQTMDILLTANQAASYYYIAATPFFDSGAPFDSSNTSAILEYTGTYTPPISPPYPTLPNATDKDAADNFTTRIRSLASPEHPVDIPQTITKRITITVSVNQILCANASCGGPDGNRLAASLNNISFSTPSIDFLQAYYGNLSSVFDRDFPDRPPYVFNFTGDVGNNTLYPSVGRKAHLIKYGESVEIVFQGTNIGNAENHPMHLHGFSFYLVGTGYGNFDNVTSPKTFNLKDPPEVNTIGVPKNGWAVIRFVADNPGVWFMHCHLERHASWGMDTVLIVENGPTNETSIRPPPPNLPTCS, from the exons ATGGAGAAGGGTAGTTGCAGTATGGGAGTGAAGAAGATGGGTTTGATGCTTGCTTTccttgggtttttgtttttcgaTGGGCTGCTGCTTTGCTCGGCTTACAACGTCCACCATTATAGCTTTATT CTGAAGGAGACGAATTTTACAAGGCTGTGTACCGAAAAGAGCATGTTTACAGCAGATGGCAAATGGCCTGGCCCAACGATTCATGTTCGCAAAGGCGATACGGCATTTATCAATGTTCACAATGATGGAGATTATGGTGTCACTATTCACTG GCACGGAGTGAGGCAACCGAGGAATCCATGGTCTGATGGTCCTGAGAACATCACACAGTGCCCCATTAAACCAGGAACAAACTTCACTTATGAGGTTATATTTTCTACGGAAGAAGGAACTCTGTGGTGGCATGCCCATAGCGACTGGTCGCGTGCCACAATCCATGGTGCCATTGTAATCTTGCCGAAACTCGGAACCACTTATCCATTTCCAGAGCCCTACGCCGAGCAAGTGCTTATACTTG CGGAATGGTTCAATGGAGATGTCAAGGAATTAATCGACGACGCCACGGAAACCGGTGGCGATCCAACCCCATCAGATGCATACGCCATCAATGGCCAACCGGGATTTCCAAATAATTGCTCTAATG ATACAAGTTTTCGTTTATCAGTCCAGCCCGGCAAGACATATCTTCTCCGCTTAATAAATGCTGTAATGAATGAAGAGATGTTCTTCGGAATCGCAAAACACAACATCACAGTTGTAGCGCAAGATGGGGCATACATAAAGCCGATAAGCACAAGTTACATCATGATAACCCCAGGACAAACGATGGACATCTTGCTTACAGCAAACCAGGCAGCCAGTTACTACTACATAGCTGCTACTCCTTTCTTTGATTCCGGTGCTCCATTCGACAGTTCTAACACTTCAGCCATTCTTGAGTACACAGGCACTTATACTCCTCCAATCTCTCCTCCCTATCCGACCCTTCCTAATGCAACCGATAAGGACGCTGCTGACAACTTCACAACTCGCATTAGGTCCTTGGCAAGCCCTGAGCACCCGGTTGATATCCCCCAAACAATCACCAAAAGAATTACCATAACTGTTTCTGTAAACCAGATACTTTGCGCTAATGCATCGTGTGGCGGTCCAGATGGCAACAGGCTTGCTGCAAGCTTGAACAACATAAGTTTCAGCACCCCATCCATTGATTTTCTTCAAGCATACTACGG GAACTTGTCGAGCGTTTTCGACAGAGATTTCCCGGATAGGCCACCGTATGTTTTTAACTTCACAGGAGATGTGGGTAATAATACATTATACCCAAGCGTGGGAAGGAAGGCCCATCTCATAAAgtatggggaatcagtggaaaTAGTGTTCCAAGGGACGAATATAGGGAATGCGGAGAACCATCCAATGCATCTTCATGGTTTTAGCTTCTACTTGGTTGGGACGGGTTATGGCAATTTCGACAACGTGACTTCcccaaaaactttcaatttgaaAGATCCACCGGAAGTTAACACCATCGGAGTTCCTAAGAATGGATGGGCTGTAATTAGATTCGTCGCCGATAATCCTG GGGTTTGGTTTATGCACTGCCATTTGGAACGGCATGCGAGTTGGGGTATGGACACAGTTCTCATTGTGGAGAATGGGCCCACCAATGAAACCAGCATTCGGCCACCCCCGCCTAATTTGCCTACTTGTTCTTAG